Genomic DNA from Lycorma delicatula isolate Av1 chromosome 5, ASM4794821v1, whole genome shotgun sequence:
ggttattgactgctatgaattgtctgtattgtgcccatctCCGACATTCGAACATTGTATGCTCTGCGTTgtccacctcctggcagtagtcgcagttgggtgtgtctctcttgccgaatctttttaaatagtaaccaaaacatccatgacctgacatcatctgtgttatgtaaaagttcacctcgccaagttggcgatccagccatgcgtccaaatcacttattaatcttctggtccaggccgcagcgttagtctctgcccatacttccttccaccactgtcgggtcatcgcctcggtctcagctctACTACACCCTTCCACTCTCACTTTCCTGCTCTTGATCCGAAGTTCTATCGGCGGGACCGACGCAAGCACacatatagcttcatatgacagGGTACGATACCCTGCCACCACTGCCAACAATGCAGTTTTGTGCATTCTTCGcagtttatccttgtttctttgtatcctgattgcatcagcccaaaccggcgccgcgtataacGCCGCAGACACCGCCGCCGACGCAATCAGTTTCCGTTTGGAGGCCCCCGGTACTGTGTGTTCCATGAATAATCTCCTGATGGCTTTTATGGTGAGCCCTACTTTTTTGCACACATTTTCTATATGTCCACCAAACTTGAGATTTTTATCTATTGTCACCCCTAGGTATTTTGTATCCTTGACCTCAGTTATAACCTCTCCACGGATCACGACCTGAACGCCGCGCAGTCTTCTCCTACCCGCGAAGACGATACACTTGCTTTTTGCCGGGGACACCtccatgttgttgtttattagccagttgtctatgagttggaggaagcgatttgctttatcctctgcaTCACCAATTTCCTTATCTTCCACCAATAGTGCAATGTCGTCAGCATAAGTGACGATGCTGACTCCTTTCGGATAAGGCAACCGGAGCAGCCGGTCATAAAAGATGTTCCATAGCAAGGGGCCAACACagacccctgcggaactccactGAAGACTGGAAATCTCACCACACCCTCCAAAGTGCGACCGTCCATCGATCAGACTGGTAGCAGTCAACCTGGTTTAGCAAGTGGTCACTAACATTCATTTCTCTGAGCGCCGCTACAATGGCCGTCCAGGGTACCGAGCCAAACgcatttttgatatctaactGGACCATCAATGGGATCCTTCTGGTCCTCCAAGTACCGCTCCGTACCTCTGCCGCCCAGCTAACCACCCTGTTTATCGCATCCAGTGTCGAACGGCCCTTACGGAATCCATATTGCTCCAAATGTAGGCTTCCGCTTAGGTCCCCttacccatattatttatgaggctGATAGGACGGTACTCGCAAACGCCTGGGCTTGTATATTCGGTTTGGGAAGAAAAACcgttctggcctccttccagcattgAGGGAAAGTGCGGTGTTGCAGCCCACAACTCAAAATGTCCGTCATCTCCCATGGTACTATTCTAGCCAGGCCTTTAATCACTTCTGCCGGAACTCCATCTGGGCCCGGACTCTTCTtgttatttaacttgttaattgcGGCAATCACCTCATCCTGTGCGAACGTGGCAGGTTCGCACAAGACTGCTTCCCGTCTTATCTCCTCCTCCCGTGGGGAAAGTACGGACATCTGGCGCGCCGCTTCATCCTCATTCAGCGCAGGCACTCGCCTCCCCAATTGCTTCATTACTATTTGGAAGGCTCGCCTCCACGGGTCGGCATCGAGCTCACCACACAGTTCCCTCCACTTAGATCTCTTGTCGTTCTTAATCAGGTAGTTCAAAGTTTTCTGAGCCGTCCTATAGGCCTCCATAGTTTGTTCAATTTGAGCCTCAGATCCCTGTCTAGCTCTTAATCTTTGGGCCGTTCGTTTATTTCGCTGAAGTATGATTCTTTGTTCGGCGATCTCCTGGTTCCACCAGTACACAGGGTGGTATCTATGCTCCGTTTCCGGTATGCTGGAAATTTTGTTTGAGATTATTTCTTGGAGGACCTCCGGATCCAACCTTCTGCCATCAGAGATTTTGTGTGCCGCTCTCTCCACAATTATGTTCACCTGTCTGCTAGTGAGTCTTCTTGCCGGGTTCCATACAGCAGGGGTCGCCGAACAGACTTATATTATCAAGTAGACCGCAAGGTGATCACTCCCGGTCTCCTCTTCCAAAACTCGGAATTCGGTTCTATCAGTGACCATTCTCCCATCCACGATCACCAGATCGAGGATGGATTCATGGCCTCTCGCTCGATAAGTCGGGAGTTCCGTCGTTCAGGCATGTGGTACCGGTAGCTGCAAGGAAGTCCTCCAGGACACTTCCTCTGTTATTCGTGGTCCCAGTGCCCGCCGCCACAGTCCTACAGTTGAAGTCCCCCCAAAATAATAGCTCTCTTGGGGGACTGCATAACCAAGCGTTGCAACTGTGTCATCCGGTGTTGGTACTCTTCAACGGACACATTAGGGCTCCATGATACAGACTAAAGTCCCTACTGCCTGTTGCTCGCTTCACTGTGACATCCCCCGCCATATCAGACACCCACTGCGAGTGAGCGGCCGCGAGGACATTTGGCTCAGTAGccacaataaaatcaaaacaccCACGGTTGGCAATCTCCTCCACCAGATAATTGGCGAGGAGACTGCGGTTGTGATTCGATAACAGGATCCTTACAACAATCGGAGCTGCCGGTCCTGTGCGTCAAGCTCGGTCAGGACCcttgcaattactgctaccgtgCCCAGTAGCCCAGCATCGATAGCAGCACTCATTTTCTGTTCTGATATACGTCCGACAGTGGACCCACCCCACCCGAAGCCTGGAGGCAACCAGCGTGTGTTATAGATTTTGTGAGGCAAGTCCCTCTGTGAGTAGTGATGACCGTAGCATTTTTTGTTTCTCCATATGCACCTATTAGAGATGTTATTCTATAGCTTTCCTCTTTGCCAAGGACCCTGTCTAGCGCCTCCTTTATTTCGTTTTCCGTGGTGTCATACTCCAGATATTTAATATGCACCATGGTTCTTCTGTCACCTCTCATACGAAGATCTGCTGTAGTATCAATAGCATCTTGTACTCTTCTTATGTTCTGCTTCAGTTAGCCTTTTGAATCCTGTTTGCTGACATATTTAAGCTTCAAAGAAGAGATTCCAATTTGTCATAGTGAGGCATCCGTTATTCCATAAGCCTCTAGCATTTTCCACATCATTAGATTCTGATTCTGGTTGGTCATTCTTTAGCTGAACCCCTCTTTGAGCCAGTTCTTGCCTACATCGTGGGCATAACCTTTAACCTGGTTTGAAGTCATTATTTGTTAAAACCTTTTAATCTGTCAGCAGAGTCAATATCAATAGGCCACAATCCTTTTCTGGTTTTGTGCGACTCTTTTCCAAATGGATTACACCAGTCCTTCTGTAAGAATTCAAACTTCATCAGCAAAACAGCTTATGATAAGAACATATGTCAGCATCTTCATTAAAGCAAATTCCAGATCGCCACTGTAAAAGTTCTTTGTCCATTGCTGATAGTTCTTTCACAGGCAACAAAAAAGCttttccattattaaatgttaaagacTTGCGATATTCAGAGCAATCAGGCTTGCCAAAGCAGCAGGACCAAGAACTTCactcattttaaaactaaaaacacagttggaaataacaataaatgtcacGACTGATTTGTAGATGTTATTCACTAACAACTGTGCTAATTCACAAAAAGTTGATGCTTATAAAATATACcctttcttcaaaataaagaacattCTAAAATGTTCTAGaagaaatgtaatttcaaaacattctagaatgttttgGAAAATGGAGTTTTCTAGaacttttttacaatattctgtaGAATGGCATTTTCCagaacattctaaaaatttctataacattttagaatgtatttttttcagatctgcctagaaagttatacaattttttttaaagatattgtaaattttagaacattctttaaaaaatctaataatattctgAAGCACTGAATGTTTTTCCACCTTCAGCTGTTATAATTAACtagaaatttcctttttataaaatatgtcacAAGCTAAAGATTAATATATGGGTCCAAAAACAAAATGCATGGATATGTTGTTTAAAAGCTGCCCTTTCCACctgttataaaacttaaaaaaattgagagaagGTATACCTGAGATATAAGTCTTTGAAGATAGGccaaaaatcatgataaaaagtTTTTGACCAAATTTGTTGATTGATTTCTCCTGACATAAAATTCCAATTGCTTTGAAACTGCAGTATTGTACACATAATTATTCCCTTACAATTATTACAAAGTCTCATTTTGATTATAAGTTTCAAAGCTTAAACTTTGACTTCCAAAATGTTGTGACAAACTTTTGGCTGAATTTCAGCTGCTGTATTTCAAAACCAGGTTCCAAAAGAAACTTGTGACTAACATATTCGGATATCGTAAGAAGTTAACAAACAGTACCAAAATTTGAATCTATACCTTTATTATTGCCGTCAAAATTATTACTGTCATTTTGTCTATTTCTTTCCCAtatctatattttctaatttggaataaaacatttaaataagttaatacgGAGAGATCATCAAATTGAAATCcttttcaagtttattaaaactgttaaactTTTACTTTACTATGAacctaaaagaaataaatttaaatttgagaaccatctttgtttattttaacattgcTGTTATTTTAGATCCTGAAATAAACATCTTGTCTTACTTTTCCCTTGTTTAAGATTTCAAAAAGTGTTTaggttattatgtaaaattatatattagttgattatatcatttaatttagaaataagaacataatttctttttctcatagtgtttttttaaattggtgtaaGTGTAaagtgtgtttttttcttttaataatagtttacttattataaatttgaaaaatataatttttgttctatATTAAGTAGGATTCTGATCTAAGTAGAGAAGTTAGAAAAATTGCTTCACGtttgttatttcttataaatgGGTTTCACAGATAAACCCtgattaaatttaagtttgtattaGTAGTAATTGCTATAAAACTATATGTTAATCatacatcataaatttttatatttaatgataaaatatgtaagcatgataaatgatatttaatgataaaataatataacaatgtaaGCATGTGTAcatgcatgcatatatatatatatatatatatatatatatatatatatatatatataatatgtgtgtgtgtgtgtgtgtgtgtgtgtgtgtgtgtgtgtgtgtgtgatagttgtaattaatttaattactattttataattttatcttaagttGTATTTTGatagttttctgtaaaatttataacttgaCACATTATtttgaaggacagtgatttgctGGAGGACAGTGACAGTGATGAATTACCCTCATCGTTGTCTTCATGGATGCCAACAACTCAAACCATTCCTTTTCCATCAGTGTTCTCTCCTGTTTGTATCACATCCGGACCTAATGAAAGAATCCTGTTTTCCACCAATTTAGATGTAATTAAAAACCATATGGCATTCTTAAAAGCATTCCAAGAAGCACAAtcttttgctaaaaataatagtttaattaataatagtaataaacaggAATTATTAAATATAGGTACAGATATTTTAATACCAGATGATTCATTTTCATCAAATGCCTGTAAATCTGaagtaaaatgtaatgaaaaattagattctaaaaatacaaaacatcaaaaaggattaaatttaattgaattgaaggAAAATGCAGTTACGATAACAGATATAGATGcagataattttactattaattctgaattaaaaattaataccgaTAAGTCTTCTGAATTAAAATCAGATTTGAAAGAAGCGGAGGAATTTCATGTTCCTTTAACAGATGTATTGTTATCTGTTAATAATTTGGCCTCTGTCTCAAGTCAAAGTGatgatgaaaacaaacaaaatagtcAGAAAGTTaacaataaagtagaaaaatcatcAGATGACCAAATTTACTCTGAAGAAAGTAAAAGCAAAAATTCTGTTGCTGTGTGTAGCCCTGTGAGTTCTGTTACAGATTTAAAACCTCCTAGTAGAAAAGGACGCATTAAAAAAAGACAAGCTCCATTACCACCTccgagtaatataaaaaatatttttaatgaacaaaacaaTAACGATGATGAAGATTTTTTGGATGCTGAATCTGATATTGTATCATTACTTgatgatgaaaaagaaaatactcaTGAAGGGAatgagataaaagaaaatattgaaacgaTTCATCTAAATGAACTTGATCTTGGGTTTAAAGACGACATTTCTTCAGTGCCTGTAAATGATATAGAGGAAAAGATTGAAAATTGTAAAGATAATTTAGAATCTAATAAAAGTGAAACAGGTGGTGATTTATtaccaaatgttaaaaaaaattatttcatatcgCCATCATCAAAATTGTCAAGATTTTTACCAAAAACTTCAAGTGTGccttctttttttggttttttacaaattaaagataATCATTCTCAATCTGTTCTGGAAGGCAGTGAAAATGTTAGTAAAGATACTGTGACTGCTGCTGTAGAAAGTAATCAAATTTCAGTTTCTGCCGGTAGTAAAGAAAATGTAATGCCAGtgatgaaaaatttgaatgaagaagGAACTTTTTTTATACCGTTGACCGAACAGAATGAAGAAGAAAAGGAAGAGATTAAGGAAGATTTTAAGATAAGAGAAATGTCTCAATCTCCTACTACAAGAAGGAAACATACTGATAAATTgtgatttgtaatttataatgaagtctACAAAATTAAAGACTGgacatgtttaattaatgaaattgaatgttgtattttattatttttttttttatttgtttaataattaaactttaatgtaACAGTTCAttggtgtttttgtttttttaattatatgaaataatgttaagatgtTATATAACATTACGGTTTGTTTTCTCACACAACTTTGGCTTGAAGATGATATTAAGTGTTTATGATATTATCTTGTTTATTGTGCATTTTATTGATCTGTTGAGCTCCTTTTTGTGgaaattctatattttaagaTTGTTCtcgtagattttttatttactgttgatGTTATTGTGAGATTGCTTTTTGTGTGAGATTGCTTATGCTGTTTGTCCACttcattctttcttaaaatttgacGAAACTATTCTTATTTAGTTTTTGAGGTTTTATTTTGGGGCTCGCTTGTCATatgatttttagtattaaaatatattgattgccattattattttattattaattttacagtaggAATAGAagttattttagttgaaaaatatttgagcTTGTTAATGATAACAACCAGTTTGGTTGAGATTATCTTGATTTTGGACATATAAACAAATGTTCTTTTATAATTGAATCGTTTATATAATTGAAAGGTTGCCGCAgctgtactttaaaattaattaaaaagttaagctATTCAAAAACAAAGTTTTGTTTTGAAGAGTTGtggttttttcttatataaatgtgTTTTGTACTCGACATTTTATGAGTGAATTTAAGTAACATTTTCcattttgtgataattattttattagtatgtaaaaggaattataaaattGCAAGTATACAGTAAATGATTGTgtcattaatgtttatttaaccgttatattaaaaataagtgtttGTATAACTATATTGACGTTAAAGAATGTTAATACATAATTTCATTGGTTCATTATCGATTTTACATGTAGactataataaatacagtaatttcaaaaaatagatttgttaagtattttttcaataaatcttgatttaatatattttttactccgGTTAGATACCACAAACAACTACCACCAGAGATGAAGGAAAGAATTATGAAAAGGTAGGTTGATGTTTCTCTTGTCACTTAGATGGTGTATCAAGATTATACAagaatttttgtattatgtacTGTATATGATGTatctaatattgttttaaatgccCGAGCTAttcattgatatttaaattataatattttttcttttatttctttatatgccatataaaaagcaaaataagttTAATGCTGCAGAAAAGACATTTTTAGTAGAgttagcattttattttagttgcttaTCTGTAtagatattcttttatttactagCATGAACTAGTAATGAATACTCAAGATATATTcagattaaagtaaaacttaaataacaaaagtttggaagaaattttaattaaaaatattaaattaatggcaattttattattatgcaacCATAATCAGTAGATTTTTGAGGAgtagttaaaacaaaaagtaacactgaatataaaaagaaaattgacacTAAACAATACttacatgttaaaaaaagaaaatgtgtttataaaataaaaacaacgacTAAAAACTGTGTAAATAATAGACAACCAATATCAGATAAAAGCAGAAAGAAAGCTTAAAAATATTCTAAGCCACTCATAAACATACAactcatttgaaattttaaatacttataatcgATGCAGTAAGTACAAATGTGTGACATAGTTTGTCAGATAAAAGTAATGTACAACTGATAcatcaattactaaattatatctGAGAAAGTGCTCCTGACTAACCCAGTATTGTATAAATCCTTAGTACTGTGTGGCTAATGTCAGTAATAAATAACCTTGGCACAAGAAATACAGTGATCAGCATTGTTtagaattcttaataaaatgtattcagatactttttttttactaatatgtgGAACATGTTATGAGGAGTACAGAAGTACTAGACCAAGCCTAGAGTAGTTGCAGTACAAACACAGGCGAGTTACATAAATGCATGACATACTACTAATATTTGTATTCGTATTACAAATATTAGTTGACTTTTGATTACCAACAATTACAGCAGTGGATTTCTGTCTGTTAGTGGTAGCAATCGCTATGAAGAcagttctattaaaatattagtaagtaCATATTGCATTCCTTCTGATTAGAGCTTTAGTCTCTATTAGTAtgccatttataataataaaaaaaacaaggttttctACCTGGTAATTGCCCACTGATCAGAGACAAATGCAAACTGTTTTGTAGAAGATTCTGGAAATTGGCTTTTATTGATTAAGgttgtgatattaatttttattgctataattttaaaaattttgaaatagaaaatatttcttgaagAAAGTTTTCTCCAttgaatctttgttttatttattatttttatgctttcttattttgttaaaaacttatttaatacatatgttaaaatgtaattagtttttgTATCATTGTTACATTATTCATCTAAATAATTCTTGTGGACCATGGAtatctttgatattttttatctataaatgaaATTCAGAATAAACATGTTTGTAAGTCTGGGGGCATTTGTATAAGTTATGCTGCTTATCAGTTACTTAAATCAGTATGGTTTCTAATTTTAGACACAAGATTTTTTCCTAGTTTTAGatatcaaaaagaaattattattacttcttataattactttattatttcttaaaagtaaatcattggtgtggatttttttttttaattggagaaaaattaaactgttaaacatACCAAGAATTCATTCATATCTCAACTACCCTGGATCatacgtttgttttttatttaatataatattaagattaTGTTTCTGCTTAATATATAATTCTCATTCagtttacattttatgaaaaatgatttatCTGGCCATACACGTTCTATTGCAGATAAGAATCGCAAGTTAAATAGTAATTAACATGATTTTGCCATTGTTCATTTCAgagattttattttctgtaacggTAGACTGAAAATTACAGAAagtaagttttatgttaaactgaACAAAGTTGTAGGTGAATAAAggattttcttttatcaaaacattttgatttgagtaaaaatttccatttatttaaatttaatttgcttagtcttaaaaataattgctttatgctgtatttttttttctcttgttagtactgaattattattactaatctaGTAGTTTTGCTATATTTAGAGAagtcatttcatatttatttctagaatttagAGTAGTGTATAATTGACTGTTTATAACTGTGGCAAAGTTATGATTAGGTAAGTTATTCTATAGTGTAATGCATTGCcagttattgtaaatatttatttatataataaacagattCATTGTGCTTCTGAattcattaagtaaatttaatcaataccAAAGTAATATTCTAAAAGAAACTCTTCAACTAGGGAATATCTGctagtttatttaataagaattatttttacagagtTTACAAACTTGATAGTCCAAAAGTGCAGTTaaagttttgatttattaaaatgttttaaaaaaatattctatccaCAAGATGTACTAGTTTTTAGATTTACACTATTCATCTGGCACTGTAGATAGGTTGCTTGGAAAAacaccattttgtttatttgtagagttaataaattttatgggaAAAGGTGATACTTGTATATttgtcagaaattttatttaatgattattttgttttttcccgACTTATTTGTTCCGATTTGATCCTTTTTTTCCACATTGTTTTAtcctacaattttattatttccaccTACATTCATTATGTCTTCAGCTACAAAGGTcgttaaaaatatgtaagaattaTTCTCAGTATTAACATTTGTATTTTGTTACTAATGATATAACAGTTTGATTATTGGATGTAACCAAAATTGAatactaacatattttttaacaagttttgatttaaacataaatgtaaaattatcacTTCACCAGAAATGGATCTTATTGCACCATTTTcactatttataattttgcagTTGTCATTTTATACATTCTAACCTATATCTGTAGTTGTGCATTTTTGTagcttatagtttttttttgcaatggaGATGTCTTATTGTTGCTTGAAACAAGTTTTGGTACTACCCACACGTGCTACTTATGGTTTTGTTTTGAGTGTGTTTATATTGAtatgataattttagttttaagcagcaaattctgttatttatttttggaattcatACAAGGTCAT
This window encodes:
- the LOC142324695 gene encoding uncharacterized protein LOC142324695, which produces MMISSIISRLAILLFGNLYPAYASYKAVRTKNVKEYVKWMMYWIVFALFTCCETFTDVFLGFWFPFYYEIKIILVIWLLSPATKGSSFLYRKFVHPMLTKREPEIDEYLTRAKEQSYHTMLHLGTRGMTYATNVIMQTAIKGGGGIVNHLRRSYSLCDLSSNMDVVSDINRNKGLPQSEDNIDSFVRDQRTTRSMRKAAAGAAAAAAAGNHVDMYFPEVDVNIRSHPSRESVPLGQIRSTDDISSGYSSADPVYVGEMTSEGLMRTSSVGGARARTRGGSTRTASMKRGLTTEDSDLLEDSDSDELPSSLSSWMPTTQTIPFPSVFSPVCITSGPNERILFSTNLDVIKNHMAFLKAFQEAQSFAKNNSLINNSNKQELLNIGTDILIPDDSFSSNACKSEVKCNEKLDSKNTKHQKGLNLIELKENAVTITDIDADNFTINSELKINTDKSSELKSDLKEAEEFHVPLTDVLLSVNNLASVSSQSDDENKQNSQKVNNKVEKSSDDQIYSEESKSKNSVAVCSPVSSVTDLKPPSRKGRIKKRQAPLPPPSNIKNIFNEQNNNDDEDFLDAESDIVSLLDDEKENTHEGNEIKENIETIHLNELDLGFKDDISSVPVNDIEEKIENCKDNLESNKSETGGDLLPNVKKNYFISPSSKLSRFLPKTSSVPSFFGFLQIKDNHSQSVLEGSENVSKDTVTAAVESNQISVSAGSKENVMPVMKNLNEEGTFFIPLTEQNEEEKEEIKEDFKIREMSQSPTTRRKHTDKL